The nucleotide sequence GGAAGAACCCACTGTTAGAAAAGCAATATCCTTTACTGTAGTTCTTCCAAAGCAGATAATGCAAAATTATGTTTAGCTTGTACTTGGTTTAACTCCATATCCTGCATATATTGAAACTCTTGCTTTAAGAATAGCAACAACTAGGATCTGAGATTCTGTGCCACAAAATGCTACTTACACGATTAATCTATTCTTGTTCTATTAACAGTTCTAGTACCACAAACACGTTGATCATTGATAAGATATTTTTGttgattattaataaaatttaattagtgAAGCAAATGCGGATAATCAACAACCTCACAAAAATAGAGCATATTGTGAAGTTCAACTGCCAAGGAAGCCATCTATATGAAGTTAGTTTCCAATATCACAAGTCTTGAACACTAAGCTCTTAACAGGCATTTTTGCAAAAGAAAATCAATCTTTCTCTAGATGTCCATACCCTGACATGTATCTGTTTCGAATTGTACTACATGATGATATTACATTCCTCTGGTGTGCATCTACATATGTTGATTAGATAAGCATGTATACGCATCTATTATCTACCAAAAGGCATCTAGCCCTGCAGTCGGTCTTTAGAAAAGCATCCAACTCCTAGTATTGGGAGGTGTTTCCAAGAAATTGAGAACGATAATTCATACCTTTAATGTGTTTCATTTTGGTTAATAAAAAAGGATTGATGAAGACACTCTTAAAGTATCACCAGAACTGATTTGGCAAATAGCAGTCTGTATGTTTAATTGCGGTCACATGTGATACTTTGGAATTGCTTTTTGATACGCTATGCAGATTCTTTAATGGTTTATTACACATGTACAGCATGGCAAAAGAATTCTGAATATTGACAGAAAAATATTGCTTTCTCAAAACAACTAATAGATACTCACAAAGTGCCAGCAATTCTAGTGCTAATGTGGGTATTCTCTTCTTCATTAAGTTTAGCTAGGCCAAAATCTGATATTTTTGCATTGAGATCCTTGTCTAGAAGAATATTTGTCGCCTTGATATCTCGATGAACAATCTTCAACCTTGACTCCTCATGGAGATACGCTAAACCTCTTGCTATTCCTAGGCAAATCTTCCACCTGGTTTGCCAGTCCAATCTCAATCGGTATCCCTCAGGACCTATTGATGTTGAAACTTTTGTTAATTTTGTTTGGTTTAAATAACTATTAGCAAAAAAATGAAGATAGTAGAGGAGAGATTAAACGAGATATATAAGAAAGTTCTTTTAGCATAATTAGAGAACCACCTACCATGTAGGCCACGAGCAAGACTATTATTTTCCATATATTCATAAACAAGCAATAATTGGTTTCCCTCAATGCAGCATCCATAAAGTTTCACGAGGTTTGGGTGCTGCAAAGCAGATATCACACCTATCTCATTGACAAATTCACGGTTCCCTTGCTTAGACTTTGAAGAGAGTTGTTTGACGGCAATTTCGGAACCATCTGGCAACACTCCCTGAGTCAAGCAACAAAAAATATTACAACAGTAAGGCCAATGCTAAGAAAAGTCAAGTGAAACCGATCAATGGTGAGAAATTTAAGTTAAATTTTTTCAACACATATCTTACCTTGTAAACTGGACCAAATCCACCTTCCCCTATCTTATTTGCAGGATGAAAGTTCTTGGTGGCAGCTTTGATATGCCTCAAACTGAACTGTCCAGTTTGCAATTCTAGACCTCTGAGCTCTGCATGCAAGTGTTTCATTTGAAAATAACAAATGTTAAATCTGAATTTATGAGGTTTGGACTTGCAACACCTCCCTAGAAAATAACTAATCAACAAAATATCTAATGTCGTTACTGGAAACTTAATCAATTATGAAATATAATTGTGCGGAGATATCCATCCATTGATTAAAGTTCAAGGCAGAGAAAATATTGAGGTCAAGTTTATGAAGGCACATGGAAACCAAATACTCTTTTTTCATTCCTGCTAATTTATGCTGAATTATCTCAAAAATATTTCATTAGTACATATGACATTATTCAATGGACAGATGCACTGGTCCTCGAATTATTTCATGCAAGGCAGACAATGATCTTCGATACGAATTACACTTTGGTAATTATCACTAGATTCTGTTCGCTGATTCaatcaaaaatcaaaatataatgaAATGTAATCTTACATATTTCACATAAGCTTCTAACAGCAGAGAGAATACTGTAAGCTATTTGTTAGAAACAATCAAATAGTAGTTCAGGACTTCACAAGACATGTTAAAGATGAGTGGCGTGGGTGGCGAGACCAGGTGTATTTGAGGTGTCTAGGTGTTACAGACTGTTAATCCCACATTTGGAACCTTAGAGGATGACTTTGGACTATATATCATGACCATCAAAACATAAGGATATAACAAACAGATGGAGTTAACCATGGAATACAATTCTACTACTGGCTTAGGTGTAAGCATCTTCGAACAATCCACTAAGTATGAGGTCTGTTGAACATCTAGCTGATGATAAATGGTGACAAAACCATTTTATGACTCTTCCatgccaaaaaaaagaaaaactttcatGTGAgctgataaaatataaaatgacAAGTTCCTAAACAAAAACAGGtagtttaatatataaaaaaatcaattaaCAATTAGAAACAAAAATCAATCACCTATGTAACAAAGAAAATCACACCTAAAATGAAGCCAATCTCTTTTTTATACTTGAGACATAATTTaatgcaaggttcgcaataccgtaccgtaccggtgttttgacctgggctcggtaccggtaccggtacggtgtaccgagcggtatacctaggtgcaccgagcactgtagcactgtagtactACTATTATAACAGTGTACTTCAACAGTACTGTACTGTTGCAGTCTATAATGCActgtagtgctacagtgctacagtcggACTGGTAGCTAGCGATCCACGTACCATTCGTctatcggaccagtacgtaccgcccgtaccgagcagtaCAATTCAGTATGACAGATCTTGGTTTAATGATACATCACCAGTATAATGATTAATTATGTACATTTGAAGTCATTTCAAGAGCAATCTATCATAATTACCTCATCATGTTGTTCAATATGTTcatttttcatcaacaaaaaattCATTACATGTTCTATTGTTAGGATAATGCAAATACATTGTTGGTATTACGATACATGAAATAAGGTATGTTCTTGTGCTTCCTCAATTAACATCTAGCATTGTCTCTTTCACTCTTGATGTAAGCTCGGTTCAACTATGTGACACCATATAATGTCAAATTTTTTAGCAAGAGAAATTCTGATACCCAAGTAATCTAATTATCCAGACATAATAAGAGCAAGGATGTGTATGTATAGAGTTAGAGCAGTATTGATAATTTAGGTTTAAGCATTTTGGTATCGTTGGCTAAGACTAACTCCACATAGGCTAGTGATTTCTTGGACTGAAACAGTAGAAATGTTATTGGGGTATCGTTGGACAAGACTACACATAGGTTAGTGATTGCTTGGATTGCAACAGTAGAAAtgttcttgaaacattttgtttTTCTATATGCATTCGAAGTGAATTTGCTAATACAAAAAGAAGAATTATTCTTGCTGATACAAAACCCCTCTTTTGATATGATTGAAGTACAAAAAGCAGAAAATGCATAAATAATGTCCTTACCATTATTCTTGGAATTTTTCCTTCTGATATACAGGAAAATAAGGCATAAAATCAGCAGAACTATAATGCAAGCAGCAGCAACAATTGCCAAAATAGTTCCAACAGTTAGCTTGTTTTCACCTGTATCAATCTTGAAATCTACACAAAAGCAAACGATTTAGAACATTGACATGTAACTAATGCACAATAAAATAGGAACAGGCTTCCATAGGCTCACTTGGTGTAACAGAAATGGCTGATATAAGAGGCCCATATACACCTCTCAGTGGAACAGAGTTTGTGCCTTTCCCAGCCCAATAAAAATGAATTTCCAAAGTGCCATCTACCATGACGGTAAAGGACTTAATAATTTCCTTACCAGTCCCATTAGCTTCCTTGGCAATATTAAAGTCCTTCAGAACTTTTCGGCCCTGCAATATTAAATCATTATGACATAACTATTATTCCAATAATTTAATTGAAAGtaaggagaaaaagaaatatgTGGCCCAAAGAGGAAAAACTATGACCTAGTGATGAAACATACTAGATTACAGCTAGTTTTAGCACAGACAAATGATAGATAATACAGCACTAAATTTTGTTAGTGCAGATAAAACAACAGAAAAATTCCAGCGAGATTAAAGATTTTGATGAGGGAATCAATCACCTGGATTGACACATCAAACAAGCGTCTACCGTTGCTGCTATATGTTTCATCATCTGTAAACATAATCTCTGCAAAATGCAGATTTACTGTGTAGTTTCCTTTGTATAAACAAAGCCCATAATATTTGAGCGAAAGCGGACTAAGCCTAGCAGTCATGTACAACTCTGGCTTGGTGATATCTAGTGCCGTTGTGTTTGCAGTTATGAATTTTGGATTCTGATTGTCAACAAAGTCTCCCGTGGAGCTATAGGCCCATTTTCCACTTTCAGAATCATAAAATTCAGATGTACCCAGATCTAGTATGTCGCCTTCATACTCAATGTCGTCAATTCTCATCTTTGGACCACCACAATTTATAAACAAGTTGTAATCTGTGACAGACATAAAATCCAGACACAATAAGtcatgaaactttttttttttgccatctTCTCAGAACCTGAATTATGAGCTCAAAGGTTATCACAAAGCGAAAATACTTTTGCAAGTTATCATACTCACTTCTAGATTCTCCAGAACATGGTAGGTTTCTTCTTAAACATGAAAGTGTCCTGTAAAAAGGAGCAGTCAAATTACACCAGCATCCTTCTATGGTGAAAGCAGAATCAATAATTGGAAGTTgtgaagaaaaaagaaggaagcaAGTATATTGAAAGCTTACGTATCGGAATTCGTGGAAGAATAGCTCGAGACTAGGTTACTACAGGCAAGAGAACCAGTTATTAAAAAGGAAGAAAAGTTTGGCAAATTAGATAACCAATGGATTTCAGACCATCGACTACTCACACACTACCACGCTGACAAATAGCTGGTGCAGGTGATCCCGTAAAGGAGTTATAAGAAATATCACTGCAGAAAATCCGTGTCACGATGAATAAACATGCCGATGTTTGACAATCTTTATAGCTGAAGGAAATGCATACTAATAACTGAAGTAGACATTGCATACAATTTCTGAGCGCTGTTCAAGATCCAATCAGGTATTTTTCCATTCAGGTTGTTATTTGAAAGGTACCTATACAAGAAAAGGTAAGAAATGGATTTCAGATAAATTACAAACAGCACAATAAGATATGAGATTGGATGTACTTGCTATCCTTATTGCATGAACACTGACAATGACAATAATTGCTTACATGAAATTTAGCGAACTCGTCAATGCTGCATAGGTCCCCGGAATTGGACCTGACAAGTTGTTAAAGCTCACGTCCCTGCAAGAAAACCATGGAGACAATCTTAATAATCAATTTTATTGGTGGCAGGTCGGTTACAAAATCAGGACACTAAGTTTCTTCTCCTGAAGAAGTTAAGTGGAGCTCTGTCCCAAAGAAGCTAATGAAGCTAAAACCTGTCAAATATACCCGCTGATAAACTTACAAGCTGTTAAGAGCTTTCATCTCTCCAATATAGTCAGGAAGTTCACCCGATATTGACAAGTTTCTCAAGACCCTACATCATGGCACCAATCAGTACAAACTggttaaagtaaaaaaaaaaaaaaatcagaccaGATCATGATGTTTGGGGCATTTGACTTTCTTTTAAACATACAGCTTTGTCATGTTCCTCATATTCTGCAGCTGTGGAAATGAACCAATTCCTCCTTTCAAGTCAGACACCCTCCTGCAGTACCAGACAAGCTAATTTGGTTGTAATTATTGGATGCATGAAACATCTTGAATTGGATTGGGTAAGTTATTCTCTCACagttcttttaaattttttaatgccAAGAATCTGGGAGGAAATGGCCCTTCCATAGCCGTGCCCTGCATGTCTCTGTAGAAATATAAAAGATCAATTTGTTAATTACAACAAAAGAATTAACATCTAAGTAAAAGAAAATAGTAGTCAGTGATCAGTACAGCCTCTGGAGCTGTGTCCAGTTCCCGATGAAGCTTGGAATTTTCCCAGAGATTGAATTCCCATCAATCAAACTGCAAAGGTTTAGAAGTGATTAGGTGTCTATTGCTTCTTCTGAACATAGGTTAGGCCCATTGTCTTATGCAATGGCCATCTGCTGGCTGCTAAAAAACCATTGCAGAGACCATGGACCCACACAGTAACTTGCAAAGATTAAAAGACTTT is from Musa acuminata AAA Group cultivar baxijiao chromosome BXJ1-6, Cavendish_Baxijiao_AAA, whole genome shotgun sequence and encodes:
- the LOC135676857 gene encoding probable LRR receptor-like serine/threonine-protein kinase At1g53440 isoform X1; the protein is MRALGGTRPSFLPRHFPLVLVLLVLWSFPDLGCDGQKLAPDEVAALRVIASKLEKKWDFSVDPCSQTNGWVVPGRSDMPVFTDNVTCDCNRTSNVCHVTSIKLKGQNLTGTLPAEFSKLPFLTDIDLTWNYLNGTIPAAWASLPLVHLSLLGNRVSGPIPEEFAKMITLEELVLEGNQLQGPIPAALGKLANLKRFLANGNNLSGELPESLGNLKNLIMFLIDGNSISGKIPSFIGNWTQLQRLDMQGTAMEGPFPPRFLALKNLKELRVSDLKGGIGSFPQLQNMRNMTKLVLRNLSISGELPDYIGEMKALNSLDVSFNNLSGPIPGTYAALTSSLNFMYLSNNNLNGKIPDWILNSAQKFDISYNSFTGSPAPAICQRGSVNLVSSYSSTNSDTTLSCLRRNLPCSGESRNYNLFINCGGPKMRIDDIEYEGDILDLGTSEFYDSESGKWAYSSTGDFVDNQNPKFITANTTALDITKPELYMTARLSPLSLKYYGLCLYKGNYTVNLHFAEIMFTDDETYSSNGRRLFDVSIQGRKVLKDFNIAKEANGTGKEIIKSFTVMVDGTLEIHFYWAGKGTNSVPLRGVYGPLISAISVTPNFKIDTGENKLTVGTILAIVAAACIIVLLILCLIFLYIRRKNSKNNELRGLELQTGQFSLRHIKAATKNFHPANKIGEGGFGPVYKGVLPDGSEIAVKQLSSKSKQGNREFVNEIGVISALQHPNLVKLYGCCIEGNQLLLVYEYMENNSLARGLHGPEGYRLRLDWQTRWKICLGIARGLAYLHEESRLKIVHRDIKATNILLDKDLNAKISDFGLAKLNEEENTHISTRIAGTLGYMAPEYAMRGYLTDKADVYSFGVVALEIVSGMSNTKYRPEEDCVYLLDWAYVCHEKGNLLELVDPALGSSFSTEEALQMLKLALLCTNISPTLRPNMSAVVSMLEGKTPIELLSVQSSITKGDDLRFKAFEKLSRESQTEINSTDWPWPDSSVSAQSTKGDTSLLH
- the LOC135676857 gene encoding probable LRR receptor-like serine/threonine-protein kinase At1g53440 isoform X2; protein product: MPVFTDNVTCDCNRTSNVCHVTSIKLKGQNLTGTLPAEFSKLPFLTDIDLTWNYLNGTIPAAWASLPLVHLSLLGNRVSGPIPEEFAKMITLEELVLEGNQLQGPIPAALGKLANLKRFLANGNNLSGELPESLGNLKNLIMFLIDGNSISGKIPSFIGNWTQLQRLDMQGTAMEGPFPPRFLALKNLKELRVSDLKGGIGSFPQLQNMRNMTKLVLRNLSISGELPDYIGEMKALNSLDVSFNNLSGPIPGTYAALTSSLNFMYLSNNNLNGKIPDWILNSAQKFDISYNSFTGSPAPAICQRGSVNLVSSYSSTNSDTTLSCLRRNLPCSGESRNYNLFINCGGPKMRIDDIEYEGDILDLGTSEFYDSESGKWAYSSTGDFVDNQNPKFITANTTALDITKPELYMTARLSPLSLKYYGLCLYKGNYTVNLHFAEIMFTDDETYSSNGRRLFDVSIQGRKVLKDFNIAKEANGTGKEIIKSFTVMVDGTLEIHFYWAGKGTNSVPLRGVYGPLISAISVTPNFKIDTGENKLTVGTILAIVAAACIIVLLILCLIFLYIRRKNSKNNELRGLELQTGQFSLRHIKAATKNFHPANKIGEGGFGPVYKGVLPDGSEIAVKQLSSKSKQGNREFVNEIGVISALQHPNLVKLYGCCIEGNQLLLVYEYMENNSLARGLHGPEGYRLRLDWQTRWKICLGIARGLAYLHEESRLKIVHRDIKATNILLDKDLNAKISDFGLAKLNEEENTHISTRIAGTLGYMAPEYAMRGYLTDKADVYSFGVVALEIVSGMSNTKYRPEEDCVYLLDWAYVCHEKGNLLELVDPALGSSFSTEEALQMLKLALLCTNISPTLRPNMSAVVSMLEGKTPIELLSVQSSITKGDDLRFKAFEKLSRESQTEINSTDWPWPDSSVSAQSTKGDTSLLH